In Acinetobacter pittii, one genomic interval encodes:
- a CDS encoding MBL fold metallo-hydrolase, producing the protein MGFEKTTSQILFDNGVHKCISFTSLVKGEGIQANQFLIIDHERAAVIDPGGDLTYVPLTMELNKYTRLKNLDYVMASHQDPDIITSMPRWLVYTDAKVVASKLWARFLPHLNSSFMSERMKGNWEDRLIELPDCGQVIQLGESKLVVVPAHFLHSVGNFQFYDPIAKILFSGDMGASIVEDANQPLKDFDTHIMKMKAFHQRYMCSNKVIRLWVNMVRQMDIEMIVPQHGSPFMGKQMVKQFLDWIETLPCGVDLMTEQIFSCPT; encoded by the coding sequence ATGGGGTTTGAAAAAACAACGTCGCAGATATTATTTGATAATGGCGTACATAAATGTATTAGTTTTACCAGTTTGGTCAAAGGGGAAGGTATCCAAGCCAATCAATTTTTAATTATTGACCATGAACGAGCTGCTGTAATCGACCCAGGTGGTGATTTGACCTATGTTCCATTAACGATGGAATTAAATAAATATACACGTTTGAAAAATTTGGACTATGTGATGGCTTCGCATCAGGATCCGGACATTATTACTTCAATGCCGCGCTGGTTAGTCTATACCGATGCTAAAGTCGTGGCGTCAAAATTATGGGCACGATTTTTACCGCATCTAAATTCCTCATTTATGAGTGAGCGTATGAAAGGTAATTGGGAGGACCGTCTTATTGAATTGCCTGACTGTGGCCAAGTGATTCAATTGGGCGAGTCAAAGCTTGTGGTGGTTCCTGCACATTTTCTACATTCGGTGGGTAATTTCCAGTTTTATGATCCAATCGCTAAAATTTTATTTTCGGGTGATATGGGAGCATCTATTGTTGAGGATGCTAATCAACCTTTAAAAGATTTCGATACACATATCATGAAAATGAAAGCCTTTCACCAACGTTATATGTGCTCCAATAAAGTTATACGTTTATGGGTCAATATGGTCCGGCAGATGGATATTGAAATGATTGTTCCACAGCATGGCAGCCCGTTTATGGGTAAACAAATGGTTAAGCAATTTTTAGACTGGATTGAAACATTACCTTGTGGTGTTGATTTAATGACGGAACAAATTTTTAGCTGTCCAACATAA
- a CDS encoding TonB-dependent siderophore receptor produces the protein MTQPFRFSTSKTLLAVAIFTSMTASHAEQITEQGNSTNVLPTISVQAQKESSSPYVATKANSILKSDAPLFKTAQSVSVVTREQLDQKQAKTLADAIEGVAGVGAGKLGRRGWDDFVIRGQTSSDSVYIDGLRVGQNTYVATELSGMDQVQVLKGPASINFGLVAPGGMVNLVTKRPEAENFARASMTYGSYNLKEGTFDLNYSPNNSEKGAFRLNGRISDQDDPTDYVYFKNYYISPSYNFDLGDNTDLSVIASYQHREYIRQQGLPVIGTLKDNPNGAIDRSLYIGDPNFGKYEADVYRTGYTFKHAFDNGWNFNQNFAVQKTEVDGKAVFARTGTNFWAKNKQGEIDYTTISRKNNSRHQVIDNLSFTIDNRLNKQFDLYGMQHDVNIGVDAFQEKSDYTNDKYDIGDLNIYNPVYDQNVKLTQNVRDINRLKYLGLYLRDRIQLNDQWLLSLSGRQDWTQTQSTSLVTSSASKQSDNAFTGSASVMYTLNDIVAPYVSYATSFTPNSGTDVNNNPFKPEEGKQVEVGMKLQSPDQRIQGSIAWYDLKRQNVLVNDPTDTTFKIQRGEQLTRGIETELNADVLDGLKLTATYTYTIDAEISKDANSSNVGKALDNIPEHAYSLSARYKFDPASKIGWYVGGGFRGETYKTMDKLDVHIPDYTVFDTEAGYDAGHWGAQLAIRNLFDKDYYAGALNENMVTLGNPRQINFTVKFNY, from the coding sequence ATGACTCAACCCTTCCGTTTTTCGACTTCAAAAACATTGTTAGCAGTTGCTATTTTTACTTCGATGACAGCAAGTCACGCTGAACAAATAACAGAACAAGGAAATTCAACCAATGTCCTACCCACAATTTCTGTTCAAGCACAAAAAGAAAGCTCTTCACCTTATGTCGCAACGAAAGCTAACTCTATTTTAAAATCAGATGCGCCCTTATTTAAAACTGCTCAGTCGGTTTCAGTAGTGACCCGCGAGCAGCTTGACCAGAAACAAGCAAAGACACTTGCAGATGCAATTGAAGGCGTTGCAGGAGTGGGTGCTGGGAAACTTGGTCGCCGTGGTTGGGATGATTTTGTTATTCGAGGCCAGACCTCTTCCGATTCAGTTTATATAGATGGTTTAAGAGTTGGACAAAATACTTATGTTGCCACTGAACTATCAGGCATGGATCAGGTCCAAGTCTTAAAAGGCCCTGCCTCTATTAATTTCGGTTTGGTTGCACCAGGCGGCATGGTGAATTTAGTCACTAAACGACCTGAAGCAGAAAACTTTGCGCGTGCTAGCATGACTTATGGCAGCTATAACTTAAAAGAAGGTACATTCGATTTAAACTATAGTCCAAATAATAGTGAAAAAGGTGCTTTTCGTTTAAATGGCCGCATCTCTGACCAAGATGACCCGACAGATTATGTGTATTTTAAAAATTACTATATCTCGCCTTCTTACAATTTTGACTTAGGAGATAATACTGACCTCTCTGTCATCGCAAGTTATCAGCACCGCGAATACATTCGTCAACAGGGTCTACCCGTCATTGGTACATTAAAAGATAATCCTAACGGCGCTATAGACCGAAGTTTATATATTGGCGATCCTAACTTCGGTAAATATGAGGCAGATGTTTACCGTACAGGTTATACCTTTAAACACGCTTTTGATAACGGTTGGAACTTTAACCAGAATTTTGCCGTGCAAAAAACCGAAGTGGATGGTAAAGCGGTTTTTGCTCGTACAGGCACAAATTTCTGGGCAAAAAACAAACAAGGTGAAATCGACTACACAACCATTAGCCGTAAAAACAATAGCCGCCATCAAGTTATTGATAATTTGAGCTTTACCATCGATAACCGTTTAAATAAACAGTTTGATTTATATGGTATGCAACACGACGTTAATATTGGAGTAGATGCTTTTCAGGAAAAAAGTGATTACACCAATGATAAATACGACATTGGCGATTTAAATATTTATAACCCTGTTTACGATCAAAATGTGAAATTGACGCAAAATGTTCGTGACATCAACCGTCTCAAATATTTAGGGCTTTATTTACGTGATCGCATTCAACTCAATGACCAATGGCTTTTAAGCTTGTCTGGACGCCAAGACTGGACACAAACCCAAAGCACAAGCTTAGTTACAAGTAGTGCTAGTAAACAATCAGACAATGCATTTACGGGTAGCGCCTCTGTCATGTATACCCTTAATGACATTGTTGCTCCTTATGTCAGCTATGCCACTTCATTTACACCTAACAGTGGTACTGATGTAAATAACAATCCATTCAAACCTGAAGAAGGAAAACAGGTTGAAGTCGGCATGAAATTACAAAGTCCTGATCAGCGAATACAAGGCAGCATTGCTTGGTATGATTTAAAACGTCAAAATGTTTTAGTCAACGACCCTACAGATACTACTTTCAAAATACAGCGCGGTGAACAATTAACTCGTGGTATTGAGACTGAGTTAAATGCAGATGTATTAGATGGCTTAAAATTAACGGCAACCTATACTTACACCATTGATGCTGAAATTAGTAAAGATGCGAACTCAAGCAATGTCGGCAAAGCACTAGATAACATTCCTGAGCATGCTTACAGCCTGTCTGCTCGTTATAAGTTCGACCCTGCATCAAAAATTGGTTGGTATGTTGGTGGTGGATTCCGAGGCGAAACATATAAAACTATGGATAAGCTAGATGTCCATATTCCTGATTATACCGTATTTGATACAGAAGCTGGCTACGATGCAGGACACTGGGGTGCTCAACTTGCAATCCGTAATTTATTCGATAAAGATTATTACGCAGGTGCCTTAAATGAAAATATGGTAACTCTAGGCAATCCACGTCAGATTAACTTCACTGTGAAATTTAACTATTAA
- the glmM gene encoding phosphoglucosamine mutase: MSYFGTDGIRGKFGQMPITPEFALKLGFAAGKVLKRTSPKNKPLVVLGKDTRLSGYILESALQAGLNAAGVYVHLLGPLPTPAIAHLTRALHAHAGIVISASHNPYFDNGIKFFSSEGKKLPDSLQEEINLELEKDLLIEDTANLGKSVRVTDANGRYIEFCKSTFPYHFDLNNLKIVLDCAHGAAYSVGPSVFRELGAKVVALYNEPDGLNINEGCGSTHPENLQKAVVEHQADLGIAFDGDADRVVMVDKFGNLIDGDHILYILATQAQKKPAGVVGTVMSNMALEVALEKANVGFVRAKVGDRYVLQALEENGWVTGGEPSGHILTLDKSTTGDAIIAALQVLTVMVEQNKALHELVQDFKLFPQILVNVRLEQMLDPYSIPALVTEFDKAEEQLKGRGRILIRKSGTEPVIRVMVEGDNEQEVNALAEHLANAVRSQAQVA; encoded by the coding sequence ATGAGTTATTTTGGAACGGATGGTATTCGTGGAAAATTTGGGCAAATGCCTATTACTCCAGAGTTTGCTTTAAAACTCGGTTTTGCTGCAGGGAAGGTATTAAAACGAACGAGTCCGAAAAATAAGCCACTCGTTGTATTAGGAAAAGACACTCGTTTATCTGGTTATATTTTAGAGTCTGCTTTACAGGCAGGTTTGAACGCTGCTGGCGTGTATGTTCATTTACTTGGTCCATTACCAACACCAGCAATTGCACACCTTACCCGTGCTTTACATGCCCATGCAGGTATTGTTATCTCTGCATCGCATAACCCATATTTTGATAATGGTATTAAATTTTTCTCAAGCGAAGGCAAAAAATTACCAGATTCGTTGCAAGAAGAAATTAACCTTGAATTAGAAAAAGATTTATTAATTGAGGATACTGCAAACTTAGGTAAAAGTGTTCGCGTAACTGATGCAAACGGTCGCTATATCGAATTTTGTAAATCTACTTTCCCTTACCACTTTGACTTAAATAATTTAAAGATCGTATTGGACTGTGCTCATGGTGCTGCATATAGTGTTGGACCTTCAGTTTTTCGTGAGTTAGGAGCAAAAGTTGTTGCTTTATATAATGAGCCAGATGGCCTAAATATTAATGAAGGTTGTGGCTCAACTCACCCTGAAAACCTACAAAAAGCAGTAGTTGAACATCAAGCAGATTTAGGGATTGCTTTTGACGGCGATGCTGACCGTGTCGTGATGGTCGATAAGTTTGGTAACTTAATTGATGGCGACCATATTTTATATATTTTAGCGACTCAAGCTCAGAAAAAACCAGCAGGTGTTGTTGGTACTGTCATGAGTAATATGGCACTTGAGGTTGCACTTGAAAAAGCGAATGTTGGCTTTGTACGTGCTAAGGTTGGTGACCGATATGTACTACAAGCTTTAGAAGAAAACGGCTGGGTAACAGGTGGTGAGCCTTCTGGTCATATTCTAACTTTAGACAAGAGTACGACAGGTGATGCGATTATTGCAGCACTTCAAGTTTTAACCGTGATGGTCGAGCAAAATAAAGCTCTTCATGAATTGGTTCAAGACTTTAAACTATTCCCGCAAATTCTTGTGAATGTACGTTTAGAACAAATGCTTGATCCGTATTCAATTCCGGCATTGGTTACTGAATTTGATAAAGCAGAAGAACAACTTAAAGGCCGTGGTCGTATTTTGATTCGTAAATCAGGAACTGAGCCTGTGATTCGTGTCATGGTTGAAGGTGATAACGAGCAAGAAGTGAATGCTTTGGCTGAGCACTTGGCAAATGCGGTTCGTTCACAAGCACAAGTTGCGTAA
- the guaB gene encoding IMP dehydrogenase, which translates to MLTIVQEALTFDDVLLLPAYSTVLPKDVSLKTRLTRGIHLNIPLVSAAMDTVTESRMAIAMSQNGGIGILHKNMDIAAQAAEVRRVKKFEAGMVKDPITVTPETTVRELIAITNANNISGVPVVKDGKVVGIVTGRDTRFETNLEQPVSNIMTGQDRLVTVREGESKENIQALLQKHRIEKVLVVGENNELKGLITVTDFRKAESYPNSCKDDLGRLRVGAAVGTGVETPSRVEALVEAGVDVIVVDTAHGHSAGVIERVRWVKQNFPQVQVIGGNIATGDAALALLDAGADAVKVGIGPGSICTTRIVAGIGMPQISAIDSVANALKDQIPLIADGGIRFSGDMAKAIGAGASTIMVGSLLAGTEEAPGEVEFFQGRYYKAYRGMGSLGAMAGATGSADRYFQDSKAGAEKLVPEGIEGRVPYKGPMGNIVHQMMGGLRSSMGYTGSSVIEDLRQNAKFVKITSAGMSESHVHDVTITKEAPNYRVG; encoded by the coding sequence ATGCTGACCATCGTTCAAGAAGCGCTAACCTTCGATGATGTCTTATTACTTCCTGCCTACTCTACTGTTCTCCCAAAAGATGTCTCTTTAAAGACACGTTTAACTCGCGGCATTCATTTAAATATCCCATTAGTTTCAGCAGCAATGGATACAGTGACTGAGTCACGTATGGCGATTGCAATGTCACAAAATGGTGGTATCGGGATTTTGCACAAAAACATGGATATTGCTGCTCAAGCTGCAGAAGTACGCCGTGTTAAGAAATTCGAAGCGGGTATGGTGAAAGATCCTATCACTGTAACGCCTGAAACTACAGTACGTGAACTGATTGCAATTACCAATGCTAATAACATTAGCGGTGTACCTGTTGTGAAAGACGGCAAGGTTGTTGGTATTGTGACAGGCCGTGATACGCGTTTTGAAACTAATTTAGAACAGCCAGTTAGTAACATCATGACAGGTCAAGATCGCTTGGTGACTGTGCGTGAAGGCGAATCTAAAGAAAATATTCAAGCATTATTGCAAAAGCATCGCATTGAAAAAGTCTTAGTCGTTGGTGAAAACAACGAACTTAAAGGCCTAATTACAGTAACTGATTTCCGTAAAGCTGAGAGTTATCCAAACAGTTGTAAAGATGATCTTGGTCGTCTACGTGTTGGTGCTGCGGTAGGTACAGGCGTTGAGACTCCAAGTCGTGTGGAAGCATTAGTTGAAGCTGGTGTAGACGTTATTGTTGTTGATACAGCACACGGTCACTCAGCTGGTGTAATTGAACGTGTACGTTGGGTAAAACAAAACTTCCCTCAAGTACAAGTGATTGGCGGTAATATCGCAACTGGTGATGCTGCATTAGCATTATTAGATGCAGGCGCAGATGCTGTAAAAGTTGGTATTGGCCCTGGTTCTATCTGTACCACACGTATTGTGGCGGGTATTGGTATGCCACAGATTTCTGCGATTGACAGCGTTGCTAATGCACTAAAAGATCAAATTCCTTTAATTGCAGATGGCGGTATCCGCTTCTCTGGCGATATGGCAAAAGCGATCGGTGCGGGTGCAAGTACGATCATGGTGGGTTCACTTCTAGCGGGTACTGAAGAAGCACCTGGCGAGGTTGAGTTTTTCCAAGGCCGTTATTACAAAGCATATCGTGGTATGGGTTCATTAGGCGCAATGGCGGGAGCTACAGGTTCTGCTGACCGTTATTTCCAAGACTCAAAAGCGGGTGCTGAAAAGTTAGTACCAGAAGGCATTGAAGGCCGTGTTCCATATAAAGGCCCAATGGGTAATATCGTTCATCAAATGATGGGTGGTTTACGTTCATCGATGGGTTATACAGGTTCATCGGTAATTGAAGATCTTCGTCAAAATGCGAAATTTGTGAAAATTACTTCAGCGGGTATGTCTGAGTCACATGTTCACGATGTAACGATTACTAAAGAAGCTCCAAACTATCGTGTTGGTTAG
- the aceF gene encoding 2-oxo acid dehydrogenase subunit E2, with amino-acid sequence MQIKTPDIGVDKAVVAEILVKVGDSIAENDSLVLLESDKASVEVPSTSAGVVKSILIKEGDSVTEGTVLLELEAEGAAPAAQAEEAPKPAPAAEQTAAPAAAQQSPTTAQPATATTSQVVEVQVPDIGVEKALVGEILVKVGEQIDVEQSIVVVESDKATVEVPSSVAGTVESIQVKEGDTVKEGVVLIQVKTTSASSAPAEPAPTTAAPAAAPAPAQQETVASTATQSGPVDINVPDLGVDKAVVAEILVQVGDKVDVDQSLVVVESDKATVEVPSTVAGVVKAIHLQAGQQVSQGVLLATIEAEGQAPAAAPAAKAEAAPAPQAAAPKAAAPAPTQAVSAPASSGNDKLTKEQEAENAKVYAGPAVRKLARELGVVLSQVKTSGEHGRVVKEDIFAYVKTRLTAPQAAPVAAAAPAVSGLPKLPDFTAFGGVEEKVLTRLQQVSIPQLSLNNFIPQVTQFDLADITELEDWRNELKGNFKKEGISLTIMAFIIKAVAHLLKEEREFAGHLSDDGKSVLLRNEIHMGIAVATPDGLTVPVLRNPDQKSIKQIAVELGVLGQKARDKKLTPKDLQGANFTISSLGAIGGTAFTPLVNWPQVAILGISPATMQPVWNGKDFDPRLMLPLSLSYDHRVINGADAARFTNKLTKLLKDIRTLLI; translated from the coding sequence ATGCAAATTAAGACCCCTGATATTGGTGTAGATAAAGCAGTTGTTGCTGAAATTTTAGTAAAAGTTGGCGATAGCATTGCCGAGAATGACAGCCTTGTTTTGCTTGAGTCAGATAAAGCCTCTGTTGAAGTGCCTAGCACTTCAGCAGGTGTGGTAAAAAGCATCTTAATTAAAGAAGGTGATAGCGTTACTGAAGGTACGGTATTGCTTGAACTTGAAGCTGAAGGAGCTGCACCTGCAGCTCAAGCAGAAGAGGCTCCAAAACCTGCACCAGCAGCTGAACAAACTGCAGCGCCAGCAGCGGCACAACAGTCTCCAACTACTGCTCAACCAGCAACTGCAACCACTAGCCAAGTGGTTGAAGTTCAAGTTCCCGATATTGGTGTTGAAAAAGCACTTGTTGGTGAAATTTTAGTAAAAGTTGGTGAGCAAATCGATGTCGAGCAAAGCATCGTTGTGGTTGAGTCTGACAAAGCAACTGTAGAAGTACCAAGCAGTGTTGCGGGTACTGTAGAAAGCATTCAAGTTAAAGAAGGCGATACAGTTAAAGAAGGCGTGGTTCTTATTCAAGTGAAAACAACGTCTGCATCTAGTGCACCGGCTGAACCTGCTCCTACAACAGCAGCTCCGGCGGCTGCACCTGCACCAGCTCAGCAAGAAACTGTAGCATCGACTGCTACTCAATCTGGACCAGTTGATATTAATGTTCCTGATTTGGGTGTAGATAAAGCCGTTGTTGCTGAAATCTTAGTTCAGGTTGGTGACAAGGTTGATGTAGATCAAAGTCTTGTTGTTGTTGAGTCAGATAAAGCCACTGTGGAAGTTCCAAGTACTGTTGCGGGTGTTGTGAAAGCAATTCATTTGCAAGCAGGCCAACAAGTTTCACAAGGTGTATTGCTTGCAACAATTGAAGCTGAAGGCCAAGCACCTGCGGCTGCCCCAGCGGCAAAAGCAGAAGCAGCTCCAGCTCCACAGGCAGCAGCGCCTAAAGCGGCGGCTCCTGCTCCGACTCAAGCAGTATCTGCTCCAGCCTCTTCTGGTAATGATAAATTAACCAAAGAACAAGAAGCTGAAAACGCTAAAGTGTATGCAGGACCTGCTGTGCGTAAGCTTGCTCGTGAGCTAGGTGTAGTTTTATCTCAAGTTAAAACTTCTGGTGAACATGGTCGTGTTGTTAAAGAAGATATCTTTGCATATGTGAAGACTCGTTTAACTGCGCCACAAGCTGCACCAGTTGCTGCGGCTGCACCAGCGGTTTCGGGCTTACCAAAGCTTCCTGACTTTACTGCGTTTGGTGGTGTAGAAGAAAAAGTACTGACGCGTTTGCAGCAAGTATCAATTCCGCAATTGTCGTTGAACAACTTTATTCCACAGGTAACTCAGTTTGACCTTGCTGATATTACTGAGTTAGAAGATTGGCGTAATGAGCTAAAAGGCAACTTCAAAAAAGAAGGTATCAGCCTGACGATTATGGCATTCATTATCAAAGCGGTTGCGCATTTGTTGAAAGAAGAGCGTGAGTTCGCAGGCCATCTATCTGATGACGGTAAATCAGTGCTCTTGCGCAATGAAATCCATATGGGAATTGCGGTAGCAACACCTGATGGTTTAACTGTGCCAGTACTTCGTAACCCAGACCAAAAATCAATTAAGCAAATTGCAGTTGAATTGGGTGTGTTAGGTCAAAAAGCACGTGATAAGAAATTAACACCAAAAGACTTACAAGGTGCGAATTTCACCATTTCAAGTTTGGGCGCAATAGGTGGTACAGCATTTACACCACTTGTGAACTGGCCACAAGTTGCAATTTTAGGTATTTCACCTGCAACAATGCAGCCTGTTTGGAATGGTAAAGACTTTGACCCACGCTTAATGTTGCCATTGTCGTTGTCTTATGACCACCGTGTGATTAATGGTGCAGATGCTGCTCGCTTTACTAATAAACTTACGAAACTGCTTAAAGATATTCGTACTTTATTGATCTAA
- a CDS encoding YkgJ family cysteine cluster protein produces the protein MLSQVATPDECLRCGACCAHFRVSFYWAEAESMGEHLVEPLTPVYSCMRGTNQPEPRCQALTGEIGKEVGCSIYAVRSSTCREVQIADEQCNKARLAHQLIPLIQVSPADSENDQDYDQVS, from the coding sequence ATGTTATCTCAAGTTGCGACTCCAGATGAGTGCCTGCGCTGTGGGGCGTGTTGTGCACATTTTCGGGTTTCATTTTATTGGGCTGAGGCCGAGTCAATGGGCGAACATCTAGTTGAACCTTTGACACCTGTCTATTCATGTATGCGTGGAACCAATCAGCCTGAGCCACGATGTCAGGCTTTGACGGGGGAAATTGGTAAAGAGGTGGGTTGTTCTATTTATGCAGTGCGTAGTTCTACCTGTAGAGAAGTGCAGATTGCTGATGAGCAATGTAATAAGGCTCGTTTAGCGCATCAGCTTATTCCTCTTATTCAAGTTAGCCCGGCAGATTCAGAGAATGATCAAGACTATGATCAGGTGAGTTAA
- a CDS encoding TMEM165/GDT1 family protein, with product MQEFLISTSIVALAEMGDKTQLLALLLSARFRKPIPILIAILLATLINHGISAVLGQWITTVLSPEILVWVLAAGFIGMAFWMLIPDELDDETASINKWQKFGVFGATFILFFLAEIGDKTQIATVALAARYDSIFWVMLGTTLGMMIANAPAVFIGNKLAERLSISLIHKIGAVIFLIVGISTLVQHYFF from the coding sequence ATGCAAGAATTTCTGATTTCTACCTCAATTGTTGCCCTCGCTGAAATGGGCGATAAAACGCAACTATTGGCCCTTTTACTGTCTGCACGTTTTCGTAAGCCAATCCCTATTCTCATTGCGATTCTTTTAGCAACTCTAATCAACCATGGTATTTCTGCTGTACTTGGACAGTGGATTACAACCGTGCTGAGTCCCGAAATTTTAGTCTGGGTACTTGCAGCTGGCTTTATTGGTATGGCGTTCTGGATGCTTATTCCGGATGAGCTGGATGATGAAACAGCAAGTATTAATAAATGGCAAAAATTTGGTGTTTTTGGTGCAACCTTTATTTTGTTTTTCTTAGCTGAAATTGGTGATAAAACCCAAATTGCAACAGTGGCTTTGGCTGCTCGCTACGACAGCATTTTTTGGGTGATGTTGGGTACAACCTTAGGGATGATGATTGCCAATGCGCCAGCTGTGTTTATTGGTAATAAATTAGCGGAACGTTTATCTATTTCGCTCATTCATAAAATTGGGGCTGTTATTTTCTTAATTGTTGGTATCTCTACTTTGGTACAACATTATTTTTTCTAA
- the pdxH gene encoding pyridoxamine 5'-phosphate oxidase produces the protein MSDVIKDLSELRLSYEQGELHEGQVESNPHQQFLGWFNHALAANLHEPYAMSLATAGANGRPHVRTVLLRGATEAGYDFYTNYDSQKGIDLAENPYAELLFYWPSLERQVRVGGRVVKIAEQESTDYYLKRPRDSQIAAHISTPQSGKIESRELLQQRFQDLQQQVESREVLDKPEFWGGYRLQPDYYEFWQGRPNRLHDRLSYEKIDDQWTLHRLMP, from the coding sequence ATGAGTGATGTCATTAAAGATTTAAGTGAATTACGCTTAAGTTATGAACAAGGAGAGCTGCATGAGGGGCAGGTTGAATCTAATCCTCATCAGCAGTTTCTAGGTTGGTTTAACCATGCTTTAGCAGCGAATTTACATGAACCCTATGCAATGTCATTAGCAACAGCAGGCGCGAATGGCAGACCCCATGTTCGAACAGTTTTGTTACGGGGGGCCACAGAAGCTGGGTATGATTTTTATACTAACTATGACAGTCAAAAAGGTATAGATTTGGCAGAAAACCCATATGCCGAATTATTATTTTATTGGCCAAGTCTAGAGCGTCAGGTGAGAGTTGGTGGTCGTGTAGTTAAAATTGCTGAGCAAGAATCTACAGATTATTATCTTAAACGGCCCCGTGATAGCCAGATTGCAGCACATATCAGTACTCCACAAAGTGGTAAAATCGAAAGCCGAGAGCTGTTACAGCAACGCTTTCAAGACTTACAACAGCAAGTCGAAAGTCGTGAAGTGCTTGATAAGCCAGAGTTCTGGGGAGGCTATCGTTTGCAACCAGATTATTATGAATTCTGGCAGGGAAGACCAAATCGTTTACATGACCGCTTAAGTTATGAAAAAATCGATGATCAATGGACGCTGCACCGACTGATGCCTTAA